One window of the Sparus aurata chromosome 7, fSpaAur1.1, whole genome shotgun sequence genome contains the following:
- the asxl1 gene encoding polycomb group protein ASXL1 isoform X2: MKDKQKRKKERTWAEAARMVLENFSDAPMTPKQILHVIQTKGLKEMRSGTAPLACLVTMLHSQVRGDRVKNSIFFKLPGRMSLFTLKKNALQWTKTTSESETPTEQAGNTATPASSSTPAGPAVASVGPTEATEQESCDSTETTAAASGDNDASVDESSSSASCSTELQAPSSQPQTRLSRAAGQQGRTDTQQTQHAQHAQTRLSRSRQSGRQRKKAVMMPRVVLTPLKVNGEHVPSGPMKRSRGGVDVDFETPGSILVNTNIRALINVRTFSAFPTHSQQQLLQLLPEVDRQIGPDGMTRLSSSALNNEFFTHASQSWKERLAEGEFTHEMQVRFRQEMEKEKKVEAWKEKFFEEYHGQKSGLTQEESLKLTMSEASEVAASVLDSDVAVVATGAPKRRTVGRRRRDGRMRRRTRADLRRRARRTLCKAPPPALQTSEAAEASTALDISAASVGSPMSDNTVVQGEVVLQAECGVELPAENASIEPKPSPTPEPVTVPTPTPTPTPTPTPTPTPTPTPTPTPTPTPTPSPSPSPASTSANEEPEVTARLLPEEAAPVLASTSSPSSSSSSSSSSASSPASSPSTPSDRQGAFAAGLDSSSSSSASSSAAVAADPLDDTASVVTSITGGTATSSRESSPSASPASTPVPSSQLKEQKRRPDETQAFSSFPEKRPRLDDRQSFRTTIDSVRSEKPQPTTEEPKVPPIRIQLSRIKPPWVKGHPTYQICPRIVPPSEGSRRSGTGGARTLADIKARAQQARAQREAAAAVAATSDGAGPAGVRLRPAAGLPDSSNGRRAREHPGPIEPGGGGGGGGGGGGGSGRRGGCGMEEQGSSSGTNSSGTQLQLLSVDPTSQPSPSLSTTSTSMSLEPPQTPSPALEEAAEGPEVGEEIQATTASVQSSSNGLTDKASDVPSPEPDTVSESLASQSARQSKVPESAIVVTERADQGREKPSLAPTSIPDSLPRFGAQGVDVIQTLASSCQPKEQVKVKDAGLGGVIQHGSHHVDAQEVFSHSATEKRQSSSQHVESSGGEKDDEAGTHSDSTETASDCENESQEDEQQPDQDWCPQLSTKRNGQLVICSPPSQNQQPVIQAHVSSRQGQTVIQPCFPNGLPHPQHSCLPSQEPHSLHTVHPRGIRDTNIVVKMESGDDCRVSRQSSAEEECHGGLKPAVTHLNATAASKRLASSARPLSSVEANNPLVTQLLQGSLPLEKVLPSHSANRLEINRLPGPQPRPQVSRTPGSHNRPEVSAKSSSPELTAPSQIHKKSPPGRPVSCVREAPTLSQYQPQQAPGAVPVITSLPPSSSSSSSLTYRSKSDISSQTTVSAVIKDSHGPQPSQGTTSDRPQPSHRTMPNGPSAPHADSCPTEVLPTIKINWRPPQSQLSHLHQQLSPAPTVKNEVGARPSCQALGKSSPTKLMSVTKKEPGSSVDSYLSGGAMEGLLNMEMTLARMAKKEHGKASYSTGSPSSSSPSPSSSVSSLPFQLYGKLPKQGGGVGGVSYTGNVSVMDNGGFSRSMADGVLQLRPRLATGQTTLSIQAFTDSTAEEVALKCSCRLKAMIMCQGCGAFCHDDCIGPSKLCVSCLVVR; this comes from the exons GTTCTGGAGAACTTCTCTGATGCACCCATGACTCCCAAACAAATCCTCCATGTCATCCAAACCAAGGGGCTGAAGGAAatgagg agtgGTACAGCTCCTTTGGCCTGCCTGGTCACCATGCTGCACTCCCAGGTGAGGGGAGACAGAGTCAAGAACAGCATCTTCTTCAAGCTTCCTGGACGGATGAGCCTGTTCACTCTAAAG AAGAATGCCCTCCAGTGGACAAAGACAACATCAGAATCAGAGACCCCAACGGAGCAGGCAGGCAATACTGCCACCCCAGCTTCCAGCAGCACCCCTGCAGGCCCTGCTGTTGCCTCAGTCGGCCCCACTGAGGCCACTGAGCAGGAGAGCTGTGATTCCACTGaaaccactgctgctgccagcgGAGACAATGACG CCTCGGTGGATGAGAGTTCGTCCAGCGCCTCCTGCtccacagagctgcaggctCCCAGCAGCCAGCCTCAGACCCGTCTCAGCAGGGCAGCAGGACAGCAGGGACGTACAGATACACAGCAGACCCAACACGCTCAACACGCCCAGACCAGACTGAGCCGCTCAAGACAG TcagggagacagaggaagaaagcCGTCATGATGCCTCGTGTTGTCCTCACCCCTCTTAAAGTGAATGGAGAGCATGTCCCCTCAG GTCCCATGAAACGGAGTCGAGGAGGGGTGGATGTTGACTTTGAAACACCAGGCTCCATCTTGgtcaacacaaacatcagagcCCTCATCAATGTGCGGACATTCTCTGCCTtccccacacactcacagcagcagctgctgcaacTGCTGCCAGAGGTGGACCGACAG ATCGGACCTGATGGTATGACCAGACTGAGCAGTTCAGCTCTCAACAATGAGTTCTTCACACATGCCTCCCAGAGCTGGAAAGAAAGGTTGGCTGAAG GTGAGTTTACCCACGAGATGCAAGTGCGTTTCCGccaggagatggagaaagagaagaaagtaGAGGCGTGGAAGGAAAAGTTTTTTGAAGAGTACCACGGGCAAAA gtctggtCTGACCCAAGAGGAATCCTTGAAGCTTACTATGAGTGAAGCCAGTGAAGTTGCAGCCAGTGTGCTGGACAGTGATGTGGCAGTCGTTGCAACTGGTGCCCCCAAGAGACGCACTGTGGGTCGAAGGAGGAGAGATGGAAGGATGAGGAGACGCACGCGGGCTGACCTGCGTCGCAGGGCCCGCCGGACTCTCTGCAAGGCCCCTCCTCCAGCCCTGCAGACTTCAGAAGCAGCTGAGGCCAGCACTGCACTGGACATCTCAGCAGCCTCTGTTGGCTCTCCCATGTCTGacaacactgtagttcaaggcgAGGTGGTGCTGCAGGCCGAGTGTGGTGTGGAGCTCCCAGCTGAAAATGCTTCCATAGAGCCAAAGCCCTCTCCTACTCCAGAACCAGTCACAGTTCCCACTCCCACTCCCACTCCTACTCCTACTCCTACTCCGACTCCTACTCCTACTCCTACTCCTACTCCTACTCCTACTCCAACACCAACTCCCAGCCCAAGCCCCAGCCCAGCTTCCACCAGTGCAAATGAAGAGCCCGAAGTTACAGCCCGTCTGCTCCCAGAGGAGGCTGCCCCTGTACTGgcttccacctcctccccctcctcctcctcctcctcttcttcttcgtctgcCTCCTCGCCTGCCTCCTCACCCTCCACACCTTCTGACAGACAGGGGGCTTTTGCTGCAGGCCTggactcttcttcttcttcctcagcttCCTCCAGTGCAGCAGTCGCAGCCGATCCCCTCGATGACACTGCTTCCGTGGTTACCTCTATCACAGGGGGTACTGCAACTAGCAGCCGTGAGAGCAGCCCTTCAGCCAGCCCAGCCAGCACCCCTGTACCTAGCTCCCAGCTCAAGGAGCAGAAGAGAAGGCCAGATGAGACTCAGGCCTTCTCCAGCTTCCCCGAAAAGAGGCCACGGCTCGACGACCGTCAGTCCTTTCGTACCACAATTGACAGTGTCCGTTCGGAGAAGCCGCAGCCGACAACAGAAGAGCCCAAGGTGCCGCCCATCAGG ATTCAGCTGTCCAGAATCAAACCTCCCTGGGTCAAAGGGCACCCCACCTACCAGATCTGCCCCCGCATCGTGCCGCCCAGCGAGGGCTCGCGGCGGTCGGGGACAGGGGGAGCGCGCACCCTGGCAGACATCAAAGCCCGCGCCCAGCAAGCCAGGGCTCAGCGCGAGgccgctgctgctgttgcagCCACTAGCGACGGGGCAGGGCCGGCAGGGGTCAGGCTGCGGCCTGCTGCTGGGCTACCGGATAGCAGCAATGGACGAAGAGCGCGAGAGCATCCAGGACCTATCGAgcccggaggaggaggaggaggaggaggaggaggaggaggaggaagtggaagaAGGGGAGGTTGTGGGATGGAGGAGCAGGGATCGTCTTCAGGCACTAATTCGTCTGGAACACAACTACAGCTTCTCAGTGTAGACCCCACATCTCAGCCTTCCCCTTCACTGTCCACTACCTCAACCTCCATGTCCTTGGAGCCACCACAGACACCAAGCCCTGCCCTAGAGGAAGCAGCTGAGGGGCCAGAAGTTGGAGAGGAAATACAGGCAACAACAGCCAGTGTCCAGAGCTCCTCCAATGGGCTCACGGACAAGGCATCTGACGTACCCTCTCCAGAGCCTGACACTGTATCTGAGTCTTTGGCTAGCCAGTCAGCCAGGCAAAGCAAGGTGCCAGAGTCTGCCATTGTTGTCACTGAGAGGGCAGACCAGGGTCGTGAAAAACCTTCGCTGGCCCCAACCTCCATCCCAGATTCCCTTCCCAGGTTCGGGGCTCAGGGTGTGGATGTCATTCAGACACTAGCCAGCTCCTGTCAGCCAAAAGAGCAGGTAAAAGTGAAGGATGCTGGACTGGGTGGTGTTATACAGCATGGTTCCCACCACGTCGACGCCCAGGAAGTGTTTTCTCACTCAGCTACGGAGAAACGGCAATCCTCTTCCCAACATGTGGAGTCCTCTGGCGGAGAGAAAGACGACGAGGCTGGGACCCATAGTGACTCCACGGAAACTGCTTCGGACTGTGAGAATGAGAGCCAGGAGGATGAGCAGCAGCCTGACCAGGACTGGTGCCCCCAACTCAGTACCAAGAGAAATGGCCAGCTGGTCATCTGCAGCCCTCCTTCTCAGAACCAGCAGCCAGTCATTCAGGCCCATGTGTCCAGCCGCCAAGGTCAGACCGTCATTCAGCCCTGCTTCCCCAATGGCCTGCCTCACCCTCAGCACAGCTGCCTGCCTTCCCAGGAACCCCATTCTCTTCACACAGTCCATCCACGGGGGATTCGGGACACCAATATTGTGGTCAAAATGGAGTCCGGAGATGATTGTAGAGTCTCCAGACAGAGCTCTGCTGAAGAGGAGTGTCATGGAGGTTTAAAGCCTGCTGTCACTCACCTAAATGCTACAGCTGCCTCCAAGAGACTGGCCAGCTCAGCCAGACCTCTGTCCAGTGTGGAGGCCAACAACCCTTTGGTCACTCAGCTTCTACAGGGCAGCCTGCCCCTGGAGAAAGTTCTACCCTCACACTCTGCCAACAGGCTGGAAATTAACCGATTGCCAGGACCTCAACCCAGACCACAAGTGTCACGGACCCCAGGGTCACACAACAGGCCTGAGGTCTCAGCCAAGTCTTCTAGCCCAGAACTCACTGCACCCTCTCAAATCCACAAGAAGTCTCCACCAGGTCGCCCAGTCTCCTGTGTGAGGGAGGCTCCAACCTTATCACAGTATCAGCCCCAGCAGGCCCCCGGGGCTGTCCCGGTGATCACCTCTCTACccccctcttcatcctcctccagtTCTTTGACATATAGAAGTAAGTCAGATATTAGCTCTCAGACGACCGTGTCTGCAGTAATCAAAGACTCTCATGGTCCTCAACCCTCACAGGGCACCACTTCAGACAGGCCCCAGCCATCGCACCGGACCATGCCTAATGGCCCCTCTGCTCCCCATGCAGACTCCTGTCCCACAGAGGTCTTGCCTACTATTAAGATTAACTGGAGGCCCCCACAGTCCCAGCTCTCCCACCTTCACCAGCAGCTGTCTCCTGCACCCACTGTGAAGAATGAAGTTGGTGCGCGGCCCTCTTGCCAGGCTCTTGGGAAATCTTCTCCCACCAAACTCATGAGTGTTACCAAAAAAGAGCCTGGGAGCTCTGTGGACAGCTACCTGAGCGGCGGGGCGATGGAAGGACTCCTCAACATGGAGATGACTTTAGCCAGGATGGCAAAGAAAGAGCATGGCAAAGCATCCTACTCCACTGGCTCGCCTTCATCCTCTTCTCCTTCACCCTCCTCGTCTGTGTCCTCCCTTCCCTTCCAGTTGTATGGGAAACTCCCCAAGCAAGGTGGAGGTGTCGGAGGGGTAAGCTACACAGGCAATGTGTCAGTAATGGACAATGGCGGTTTCTCCAGGAGCATGGCAGACGGTGTTCTCCAGCTGCGCCCCCGCTTGGCTACCGGCCAAACCACCCTCAGCATCCAGGCCTTTACTGACAGTACGGCAGAGGAGGTGGCGCTCAAGTGCTCGTGCCGCCTCAAAGCCATGATCATGTGCCAAGGCTGCGGTGCCTTCTGCCATGACGATTGCATTGGGCCTTCCAAACTATGTGTGTCATGTCTGGTGGTCAGATAG
- the asxl1 gene encoding polycomb group protein ASXL1 isoform X1, with translation MKDKQKRKKERTWAEAARMVLENFSDAPMTPKQILHVIQTKGLKEMRSGTAPLACLVTMLHSQVRGDRVKNSIFFKLPGRMSLFTLKKNALQWTKTTSESETPTEQAGNTATPASSSTPAGPAVASVGPTEATEQESCDSTETTAAASGDNDASVDESSSSASCSTELQAPSSQPQTRLSRAAGQQGRTDTQQTQHAQHAQTRLSRSRQSGRQRKKAVMMPRVVLTPLKVNGEHVPSAGPMKRSRGGVDVDFETPGSILVNTNIRALINVRTFSAFPTHSQQQLLQLLPEVDRQIGPDGMTRLSSSALNNEFFTHASQSWKERLAEGEFTHEMQVRFRQEMEKEKKVEAWKEKFFEEYHGQKSGLTQEESLKLTMSEASEVAASVLDSDVAVVATGAPKRRTVGRRRRDGRMRRRTRADLRRRARRTLCKAPPPALQTSEAAEASTALDISAASVGSPMSDNTVVQGEVVLQAECGVELPAENASIEPKPSPTPEPVTVPTPTPTPTPTPTPTPTPTPTPTPTPTPTPTPSPSPSPASTSANEEPEVTARLLPEEAAPVLASTSSPSSSSSSSSSSASSPASSPSTPSDRQGAFAAGLDSSSSSSASSSAAVAADPLDDTASVVTSITGGTATSSRESSPSASPASTPVPSSQLKEQKRRPDETQAFSSFPEKRPRLDDRQSFRTTIDSVRSEKPQPTTEEPKVPPIRIQLSRIKPPWVKGHPTYQICPRIVPPSEGSRRSGTGGARTLADIKARAQQARAQREAAAAVAATSDGAGPAGVRLRPAAGLPDSSNGRRAREHPGPIEPGGGGGGGGGGGGGSGRRGGCGMEEQGSSSGTNSSGTQLQLLSVDPTSQPSPSLSTTSTSMSLEPPQTPSPALEEAAEGPEVGEEIQATTASVQSSSNGLTDKASDVPSPEPDTVSESLASQSARQSKVPESAIVVTERADQGREKPSLAPTSIPDSLPRFGAQGVDVIQTLASSCQPKEQVKVKDAGLGGVIQHGSHHVDAQEVFSHSATEKRQSSSQHVESSGGEKDDEAGTHSDSTETASDCENESQEDEQQPDQDWCPQLSTKRNGQLVICSPPSQNQQPVIQAHVSSRQGQTVIQPCFPNGLPHPQHSCLPSQEPHSLHTVHPRGIRDTNIVVKMESGDDCRVSRQSSAEEECHGGLKPAVTHLNATAASKRLASSARPLSSVEANNPLVTQLLQGSLPLEKVLPSHSANRLEINRLPGPQPRPQVSRTPGSHNRPEVSAKSSSPELTAPSQIHKKSPPGRPVSCVREAPTLSQYQPQQAPGAVPVITSLPPSSSSSSSLTYRSKSDISSQTTVSAVIKDSHGPQPSQGTTSDRPQPSHRTMPNGPSAPHADSCPTEVLPTIKINWRPPQSQLSHLHQQLSPAPTVKNEVGARPSCQALGKSSPTKLMSVTKKEPGSSVDSYLSGGAMEGLLNMEMTLARMAKKEHGKASYSTGSPSSSSPSPSSSVSSLPFQLYGKLPKQGGGVGGVSYTGNVSVMDNGGFSRSMADGVLQLRPRLATGQTTLSIQAFTDSTAEEVALKCSCRLKAMIMCQGCGAFCHDDCIGPSKLCVSCLVVR, from the exons GTTCTGGAGAACTTCTCTGATGCACCCATGACTCCCAAACAAATCCTCCATGTCATCCAAACCAAGGGGCTGAAGGAAatgagg agtgGTACAGCTCCTTTGGCCTGCCTGGTCACCATGCTGCACTCCCAGGTGAGGGGAGACAGAGTCAAGAACAGCATCTTCTTCAAGCTTCCTGGACGGATGAGCCTGTTCACTCTAAAG AAGAATGCCCTCCAGTGGACAAAGACAACATCAGAATCAGAGACCCCAACGGAGCAGGCAGGCAATACTGCCACCCCAGCTTCCAGCAGCACCCCTGCAGGCCCTGCTGTTGCCTCAGTCGGCCCCACTGAGGCCACTGAGCAGGAGAGCTGTGATTCCACTGaaaccactgctgctgccagcgGAGACAATGACG CCTCGGTGGATGAGAGTTCGTCCAGCGCCTCCTGCtccacagagctgcaggctCCCAGCAGCCAGCCTCAGACCCGTCTCAGCAGGGCAGCAGGACAGCAGGGACGTACAGATACACAGCAGACCCAACACGCTCAACACGCCCAGACCAGACTGAGCCGCTCAAGACAG TcagggagacagaggaagaaagcCGTCATGATGCCTCGTGTTGTCCTCACCCCTCTTAAAGTGAATGGAGAGCATGTCCCCTCAG CAGGTCCCATGAAACGGAGTCGAGGAGGGGTGGATGTTGACTTTGAAACACCAGGCTCCATCTTGgtcaacacaaacatcagagcCCTCATCAATGTGCGGACATTCTCTGCCTtccccacacactcacagcagcagctgctgcaacTGCTGCCAGAGGTGGACCGACAG ATCGGACCTGATGGTATGACCAGACTGAGCAGTTCAGCTCTCAACAATGAGTTCTTCACACATGCCTCCCAGAGCTGGAAAGAAAGGTTGGCTGAAG GTGAGTTTACCCACGAGATGCAAGTGCGTTTCCGccaggagatggagaaagagaagaaagtaGAGGCGTGGAAGGAAAAGTTTTTTGAAGAGTACCACGGGCAAAA gtctggtCTGACCCAAGAGGAATCCTTGAAGCTTACTATGAGTGAAGCCAGTGAAGTTGCAGCCAGTGTGCTGGACAGTGATGTGGCAGTCGTTGCAACTGGTGCCCCCAAGAGACGCACTGTGGGTCGAAGGAGGAGAGATGGAAGGATGAGGAGACGCACGCGGGCTGACCTGCGTCGCAGGGCCCGCCGGACTCTCTGCAAGGCCCCTCCTCCAGCCCTGCAGACTTCAGAAGCAGCTGAGGCCAGCACTGCACTGGACATCTCAGCAGCCTCTGTTGGCTCTCCCATGTCTGacaacactgtagttcaaggcgAGGTGGTGCTGCAGGCCGAGTGTGGTGTGGAGCTCCCAGCTGAAAATGCTTCCATAGAGCCAAAGCCCTCTCCTACTCCAGAACCAGTCACAGTTCCCACTCCCACTCCCACTCCTACTCCTACTCCTACTCCGACTCCTACTCCTACTCCTACTCCTACTCCTACTCCTACTCCAACACCAACTCCCAGCCCAAGCCCCAGCCCAGCTTCCACCAGTGCAAATGAAGAGCCCGAAGTTACAGCCCGTCTGCTCCCAGAGGAGGCTGCCCCTGTACTGgcttccacctcctccccctcctcctcctcctcctcttcttcttcgtctgcCTCCTCGCCTGCCTCCTCACCCTCCACACCTTCTGACAGACAGGGGGCTTTTGCTGCAGGCCTggactcttcttcttcttcctcagcttCCTCCAGTGCAGCAGTCGCAGCCGATCCCCTCGATGACACTGCTTCCGTGGTTACCTCTATCACAGGGGGTACTGCAACTAGCAGCCGTGAGAGCAGCCCTTCAGCCAGCCCAGCCAGCACCCCTGTACCTAGCTCCCAGCTCAAGGAGCAGAAGAGAAGGCCAGATGAGACTCAGGCCTTCTCCAGCTTCCCCGAAAAGAGGCCACGGCTCGACGACCGTCAGTCCTTTCGTACCACAATTGACAGTGTCCGTTCGGAGAAGCCGCAGCCGACAACAGAAGAGCCCAAGGTGCCGCCCATCAGG ATTCAGCTGTCCAGAATCAAACCTCCCTGGGTCAAAGGGCACCCCACCTACCAGATCTGCCCCCGCATCGTGCCGCCCAGCGAGGGCTCGCGGCGGTCGGGGACAGGGGGAGCGCGCACCCTGGCAGACATCAAAGCCCGCGCCCAGCAAGCCAGGGCTCAGCGCGAGgccgctgctgctgttgcagCCACTAGCGACGGGGCAGGGCCGGCAGGGGTCAGGCTGCGGCCTGCTGCTGGGCTACCGGATAGCAGCAATGGACGAAGAGCGCGAGAGCATCCAGGACCTATCGAgcccggaggaggaggaggaggaggaggaggaggaggaggaggaagtggaagaAGGGGAGGTTGTGGGATGGAGGAGCAGGGATCGTCTTCAGGCACTAATTCGTCTGGAACACAACTACAGCTTCTCAGTGTAGACCCCACATCTCAGCCTTCCCCTTCACTGTCCACTACCTCAACCTCCATGTCCTTGGAGCCACCACAGACACCAAGCCCTGCCCTAGAGGAAGCAGCTGAGGGGCCAGAAGTTGGAGAGGAAATACAGGCAACAACAGCCAGTGTCCAGAGCTCCTCCAATGGGCTCACGGACAAGGCATCTGACGTACCCTCTCCAGAGCCTGACACTGTATCTGAGTCTTTGGCTAGCCAGTCAGCCAGGCAAAGCAAGGTGCCAGAGTCTGCCATTGTTGTCACTGAGAGGGCAGACCAGGGTCGTGAAAAACCTTCGCTGGCCCCAACCTCCATCCCAGATTCCCTTCCCAGGTTCGGGGCTCAGGGTGTGGATGTCATTCAGACACTAGCCAGCTCCTGTCAGCCAAAAGAGCAGGTAAAAGTGAAGGATGCTGGACTGGGTGGTGTTATACAGCATGGTTCCCACCACGTCGACGCCCAGGAAGTGTTTTCTCACTCAGCTACGGAGAAACGGCAATCCTCTTCCCAACATGTGGAGTCCTCTGGCGGAGAGAAAGACGACGAGGCTGGGACCCATAGTGACTCCACGGAAACTGCTTCGGACTGTGAGAATGAGAGCCAGGAGGATGAGCAGCAGCCTGACCAGGACTGGTGCCCCCAACTCAGTACCAAGAGAAATGGCCAGCTGGTCATCTGCAGCCCTCCTTCTCAGAACCAGCAGCCAGTCATTCAGGCCCATGTGTCCAGCCGCCAAGGTCAGACCGTCATTCAGCCCTGCTTCCCCAATGGCCTGCCTCACCCTCAGCACAGCTGCCTGCCTTCCCAGGAACCCCATTCTCTTCACACAGTCCATCCACGGGGGATTCGGGACACCAATATTGTGGTCAAAATGGAGTCCGGAGATGATTGTAGAGTCTCCAGACAGAGCTCTGCTGAAGAGGAGTGTCATGGAGGTTTAAAGCCTGCTGTCACTCACCTAAATGCTACAGCTGCCTCCAAGAGACTGGCCAGCTCAGCCAGACCTCTGTCCAGTGTGGAGGCCAACAACCCTTTGGTCACTCAGCTTCTACAGGGCAGCCTGCCCCTGGAGAAAGTTCTACCCTCACACTCTGCCAACAGGCTGGAAATTAACCGATTGCCAGGACCTCAACCCAGACCACAAGTGTCACGGACCCCAGGGTCACACAACAGGCCTGAGGTCTCAGCCAAGTCTTCTAGCCCAGAACTCACTGCACCCTCTCAAATCCACAAGAAGTCTCCACCAGGTCGCCCAGTCTCCTGTGTGAGGGAGGCTCCAACCTTATCACAGTATCAGCCCCAGCAGGCCCCCGGGGCTGTCCCGGTGATCACCTCTCTACccccctcttcatcctcctccagtTCTTTGACATATAGAAGTAAGTCAGATATTAGCTCTCAGACGACCGTGTCTGCAGTAATCAAAGACTCTCATGGTCCTCAACCCTCACAGGGCACCACTTCAGACAGGCCCCAGCCATCGCACCGGACCATGCCTAATGGCCCCTCTGCTCCCCATGCAGACTCCTGTCCCACAGAGGTCTTGCCTACTATTAAGATTAACTGGAGGCCCCCACAGTCCCAGCTCTCCCACCTTCACCAGCAGCTGTCTCCTGCACCCACTGTGAAGAATGAAGTTGGTGCGCGGCCCTCTTGCCAGGCTCTTGGGAAATCTTCTCCCACCAAACTCATGAGTGTTACCAAAAAAGAGCCTGGGAGCTCTGTGGACAGCTACCTGAGCGGCGGGGCGATGGAAGGACTCCTCAACATGGAGATGACTTTAGCCAGGATGGCAAAGAAAGAGCATGGCAAAGCATCCTACTCCACTGGCTCGCCTTCATCCTCTTCTCCTTCACCCTCCTCGTCTGTGTCCTCCCTTCCCTTCCAGTTGTATGGGAAACTCCCCAAGCAAGGTGGAGGTGTCGGAGGGGTAAGCTACACAGGCAATGTGTCAGTAATGGACAATGGCGGTTTCTCCAGGAGCATGGCAGACGGTGTTCTCCAGCTGCGCCCCCGCTTGGCTACCGGCCAAACCACCCTCAGCATCCAGGCCTTTACTGACAGTACGGCAGAGGAGGTGGCGCTCAAGTGCTCGTGCCGCCTCAAAGCCATGATCATGTGCCAAGGCTGCGGTGCCTTCTGCCATGACGATTGCATTGGGCCTTCCAAACTATGTGTGTCATGTCTGGTGGTCAGATAG